Part of the Longimicrobium sp. genome is shown below.
ATTCGCCCGGAGCGCCCACCCACCCTCCATCCAGAGAACGCATGAACACGATCCGCGCTGCCCTCGTCGCCGCCGCCCTCGCCTCTATCCCGACGCTCGCCGCCGCGCAGCCCGCGCGCGCCCGCGCCGACTCCGCCGCAGTCGCGGGCACCGTCGGCCGCTTCCACGCCGCGCTCGCCGCGGGCGACAGCGCGGCCGCGCTCGCGCTGCTGACGCCCGACGTGGAGGTGCTGGAGAGCGGCGATCGCGAGACGCGCGCGGAGTACCGGGCGCACCACCTGGCTGCGGACATCGAGTTCGCGCGCGCGGTGCGGTCGGAACGCGGCCCCGTGCGCGTCCGCGTCCGCGGCGACGTGGCCTGGGCCACGGCGATGAGCACCACGCAGGGCCAGTTCCGCGGCCGCGAGGTGAACAGCGCCGGCGCCGAGCTGATGGTGCTGGTGCGCACGCCCGCCGGGTGGCGCATCGCCGCCATCCACTGGTCGTCGCACCGCCGCTCGCAGTGACGGAGAAGCCGCGCGGCCCCACGCCGGACGAGATCCGCGCGGCGGAGGGAAAGACGCTCCCCGACGTGATCGCGCCGGGGCTGGACGTGCTCTTCTGCGGGATCAATCCGGGGCTGTACACCGCCGCGGTGGGCCACCACTTCGCGCGTCCGGGAAACCGCTTCTGGAAGGCGCTGCACGAGGGGGGCTTCACGCCGCGCGTCCTGTCCCCATGGGAGGAGCGGGAGCTGCTGCGCTACGGCTGCGGCATCACCAACGTCGTCGCGCGCGCGACCGCCGCCGCGGCGGAGCTGACGCCCGCCGAGCTGGCCGAGGGCGCGCGGCTGCTGGAGGCGCGGGTGGAGCGATTCCGGCCGCGGTGGCTGGCGGTGCTGGGCCTCGGCGCGTACCGCACCGGCTTCGCCCGCCCGAAAGCGGTGATGGGGTGGCAGGAGGAAACGGTCGGCGGCGCGGGCGTGTGGATCCTCCCCAACCCCAGCGGCCTGAACGCCAACTACCGCCCCGCCGACTTCGCCCGCCTCTTCCGCGAGCTGAAGGAGGCGACGCAGATCAGGCGTTAGTTGATCGAGCGAATATCGATGCGCATGCTCGTCGCCAACCGGTCCGGATCGCGATTCTTCTCCAGCGCGAACCGGCGCATCCGCTCCTGCATCAGCTTGTTTCGTCGGAAACCATAGCGCTCGTACCACGCTTCCAAGCCTGGTCGAGCGTCGACGGATACGTATCGACACGCCACGATGGTGGAGACGACCCGCGCTTGAGCAACGACGAAGTCAACCAGCAACGATCCCAAGCCGCAGCCCTGGAATGCTCGATCAACACCGAGTTGCGCGAGCTTCACCGCACCGACGGTTTCGTAGCGAATTCGAATCCCTCGCTCACGAAAGGAAAGCTGCACCCCATCCATGGAGATCGTTGAATACCCAGCAAGGATTCCGTGAACGTAGTGTAAGTACGTGACAGAAACCGATTCCTCCTGATCCGCCCACGCATGATCGTAAAGGTATGAAT
Proteins encoded:
- a CDS encoding DUF4440 domain-containing protein encodes the protein MNTIRAALVAAALASIPTLAAAQPARARADSAAVAGTVGRFHAALAAGDSAAALALLTPDVEVLESGDRETRAEYRAHHLAADIEFARAVRSERGPVRVRVRGDVAWATAMSTTQGQFRGREVNSAGAELMVLVRTPAGWRIAAIHWSSHRRSQ
- the mug gene encoding G/U mismatch-specific DNA glycosylase, yielding MTEKPRGPTPDEIRAAEGKTLPDVIAPGLDVLFCGINPGLYTAAVGHHFARPGNRFWKALHEGGFTPRVLSPWEERELLRYGCGITNVVARATAAAAELTPAELAEGARLLEARVERFRPRWLAVLGLGAYRTGFARPKAVMGWQEETVGGAGVWILPNPSGLNANYRPADFARLFRELKEATQIRR
- a CDS encoding GNAT family N-acetyltransferase; this encodes MSVRREISPEDIFIQRLDGPPEQGFDCGTTEQNSYLYDHAWADQEESVSVTYLHYVHGILAGYSTISMDGVQLSFRERGIRIRYETVGAVKLAQLGVDRAFQGCGLGSLLVDFVVAQARVVSTIVACRYVSVDARPGLEAWYERYGFRRNKLMQERMRRFALEKNRDPDRLATSMRIDIRSIN